The following are encoded together in the Nocardioides thalensis genome:
- a CDS encoding LysE family translocator has product MVGMDQLLGFGLAALVLIVIPGPSVVFTVGRAVAYGQRVALATVVGNTAGLFLVMVLVAVGLGAVVAQSILVFTVIKLAGAAYLVWLGIQAFRHRRELQLHPDGRTPLTWRTAVRQGFIVGVTNPKAFMIFAALLPPFVDRDLDGFWHSVPAQMFVLGSAAVVLGLLCDSVWALAAGRARDWFAGSPKRGSALGAVGGTSMIGLGVGMALTGHRS; this is encoded by the coding sequence ATGGTCGGCATGGACCAGCTGCTCGGCTTCGGCCTGGCCGCGCTGGTCCTCATCGTCATCCCCGGGCCGAGCGTCGTGTTCACCGTCGGCCGGGCCGTCGCCTACGGCCAGCGGGTCGCGCTCGCGACGGTCGTCGGCAACACCGCCGGCCTCTTCCTCGTCATGGTGCTCGTGGCCGTCGGCCTGGGCGCGGTGGTGGCGCAGTCGATCCTGGTGTTCACCGTCATCAAGCTCGCCGGCGCCGCCTACCTTGTGTGGCTCGGCATCCAGGCGTTCCGGCACCGACGCGAGCTGCAGCTCCACCCCGACGGGCGGACGCCGCTGACCTGGCGCACCGCGGTGCGGCAGGGCTTCATCGTGGGCGTCACCAACCCGAAGGCGTTCATGATCTTCGCGGCGCTGCTGCCGCCGTTCGTCGACCGTGACCTCGACGGCTTCTGGCACTCGGTGCCGGCGCAGATGTTCGTGCTGGGCTCCGCCGCGGTCGTGCTCGGCCTGCTGTGCGACTCCGTGTGGGCGCTCGCCGCGGGTCGCGCGAGGGACTGGTTCGCCGGCTCCCCGAAGCGGGGCAGCGCCCTCGGCGCCGTCGGTGGTACGTCGATGATCGGGCTCGGTGTCGGGATGGCCCTCACCGGTCACCGAAGCTGA